From Cupriavidus oxalaticus:
GGCGATCCAGCGGACCGCCATGAACGAGGCCACCGATGACACAGCCATCCCCCACGCCTGCCGAATTCCACGGCGATCCCGCGGAACTTCCCGACGACCCCAATCTGATTGCCGGCATGCCGTACCGCCACCACAAGGGCGGTGCCTATGCGGTGGTCGGCATCGGACGCCTGGAGGCCGACCTCGCGCCGGCAGTCGTCTATCGCGCGCTGCGCGATCCCGCATTGCTCTGGGTGCGCCGCGCCGACGTGTTTAGCGAGCCCGTGGCGACGCCGCACGGAGAGGTGCCGCGCTTCGCTCCGGACTGGCCCGCGGCGCTGGCCTGCCTCGACTTCCTGCCGCGCAAGACGGTGCTGGATGTGCTGGGGCTGCATGACACGCCGTACCGGCACTACCACGGCCCCCGCCATATCCTGGAAATGTTCGAAGTCGCCCACGCGCGCGGCGTCACGCTGGATCCGGCGCAGGCGCTGGCGGTGCTGTGCCACGACGCGGTCTATGTGCCGGGCTGCGAGCACAACGAGTCGGCTTCGGCGGACCTGGTCGAGACGATTGCACCGGAGGTGGACCGCACGGTGCTCGGCCGGGCCGCGCAGATCGTGCGCGACACGCGCACGCATACGTCGACCATCGACGGCGCGGACACCGTGCTCGATCTCGACCTGTTCCGGCTGGCCGCTCCCCCTGATGTATTCGATGCCCACAGTGCCGATGTCTTCGCCGAGAACCGCGCCATGCTGGCCGCGCGCACCGGCCTGCATGGCGATGCGCTGCTGGCGGAGTTCGGGCGCCGGCGCGCGGCCTTCCTGGGCGAGCTGGCGCAGCGGCCGCGGCTGTTCCTGACGCCGCCCTTTGCCGACTGCGAGGCGCCCGCGCGCGCCAATATCGCGCGCATCGGCGGCGCGCAGGCTGCGCGTGCCTGAACTGCCGGCGCGCGTGGGCACGGTTGCCGATGCCTGGCTGACGCCCGGGACGGCGCTGGGTCTGCTCGGCCTGTTCACGCTCGCCACGGTGTTGCTGCTGTGCCTGGTGCCGCTACTGGTGGCGCTGTTGCGCCCGCTGGTGCGCTGGCTCGACGGCATGCGCGTCTGGGGCGCCGGTGCCTTGTCGACGCGCGTGGCCGCACAGGATCGCCCGCGCCGCGTGAGCACGCTGACGCTGCGCGTGCTGGAACGCGATATCGCCGAATTGCTGCTGGTGCTCGTGGCCGGCGCCGCGCTGCTGGCTTGCGGGGCAGCGCTGTTCTGGCTCGCCGCCGAAATCGCGCAGGGCGACCAAGTGGTCCGTCTCGACCAGCTTGTGTTCGCGCAGGGGCGCGCATGGCGCCGCGACTGGCTCGATATCGCCATGGTCGCGGTGACCGAGCTGGGCGGTGCGCGCATCTCGGTCGCGGTCGGCGTGGCGGTGTTCGCGTGGCTGTGGTGGCTGCGCGCGTGGGTCACGGCGCTGTACTGGTCCGCGGCGCTGCTTGGCGCGCGCGCCTGCGTGATGGCGCTCAAGCTCGGTATGGCGCGCATACGGCCAGCCAGCATCTACAGCGGGCTGGAGTCGTATTCCTTTCCCAGCGGCCACGCCACCAGCAGCATGGTGACGTACGGTTTCCTGGCGTTCCTGCTGTGCCTGCGCCAGCCATGGCGCGTGCGCATCCCGGTGCTGGCGCTGACCGCGGTGGCGGTGGCGGCGATCGGGGTGTCGCGGCTGTACCTGGGCATGCACTGGCTGTCCGACGTGGCCGCGGGCTACGCGCTGGGATTCGCGTGGATCGCGTTGCTCGGCACCGCCTACCATACGCTGCATGCGCCGGCGCCACGGGATGCGGTGGCGCCGTGGCGGCTCGGCGCGGTGGCGGCAGCCGCGGTGGTGGTGGCGTTCGGCTACGTGGCCTGGTTCCGCATGCCGGATACGCTGGAGCGTTATCGGCAGGCAGGCGCGGTTACAGCTACAGTTACCGCGCAGCAGGCTCTTCTGGCGCGGGCAGGCGCGATACCAGCAGCTGGTCGATCTTGTGATGGTCGATGTCCAGCACTTCAAAGCGATAGCCCGCCACGGTAATCGACTCGGATTTCTTCGGGATGCGCTTGAGCGCGTAGATCACCAGCCCGCCGGCGGTGTCGACATAGTCCTCGCCGGGCAGGGTATCGAGTTCCAGCGCTTTCTTCAGGTCCACCAGCGGCGTCAGGCCGTCGACCAGCCACGAGCTGTCGTCGCGGCGCACGATCTGCTCGTCTTCGCTGGAATAGAGGATGTCGCCCATCAGCGCGCCGACGATATCGTCGAGCGTGACGATGCCCACCACCAGCCCGTACTCGTTCATCACCACGGCAAAGTTCTGGTGCATCTCGCGGAAGCGCGTCAGTCCCTCGGACAGCGTCAGCGTGTCGGGGATCACCAGCACGTTCTTGTCATGGTGGCGGCCGATATTGCCGATCACCGCGGCGCTCTCGTCGGCCAGCAGCAGCTGCAGGATGTCCTTGGAATCGATATAGCCCTGCACATCGTCCAGGTCGTGCCCGCACACCGGGTATTGCGCATGCGGCTGGTTGACCAGCTTGCGCCGCACGCTGTCAGCGGGCTCGTCCAGGCTCAGCCAGACCACGTCGTCGCGCGGCGTCATGATCGCGGTGATGCCCTTGAAGCCGAGTTCGAACACGTTCTCGATCAGGTGCAGCTCATGCTTGTGCAGCACACCCGCCTCGGCGCCGGCATCGACCATGGCGGCGATGTCCTCGGTGGTGATCTGGTCGACCGGCTTGGTCGGCAGGCGCAGCAGCCGCAGCGCGGCATCGGCGGCGGCGTTGAAGACCCACACCAGTGGCTTGAGCACGCGCAGCAGCGTCAGCATCGGGTCGATCACGGCCAGCGCGCACGCTTCCGGGAATGTCATCGCGATGCGCTTGGGGATCAGGTCGGCAAACTGGATGAACAGCAGCGTCACGATCAGGAACGAGCCGATATTGGCCACGCGCTGCGCGTGGACCACCTGCATATACGGCGACAGCGTTTCCAGCAGCAGGTCGGACACGTGCTTCTCGCCGAGGATACCGGCGAGGATGGCCACGCTGTTGACGCCGATCTGCACGATGGTGAAGAAATTCCCTGGCTCTTCCTTGAGCAGCAGTACGCGCGTGGCGCGGCCATCGCCGCGCTCGGACAAGACCTGCAGCTTGGTGCGGCGTGCGGCGGTCAGCGCGATCTCGGAGATGGAGAAGAAGGCGCTGACCAGGACAAGGGCGGTCAGGGTCAGGACGAACATAGGCGGTGTGGCGCATGCGGCCAGCGAGTGCAGGCGGCTTGATGATGGTGCACCGCCTGTGAAGCTGTCAAATCGGCGCCGGCGCGGCCGTCATTCCAGTATGGCCGTGCGCACCCTGGCGCCGCCCGGCAGTGCGCCGTCCAGGCTGACCACCGGCGCTTCCAGCCGTTGCGGCAGCGTTGCTGCCAGTTCCTGCGCGGCCTGCGCAAACTGCACGCGCAGGTCGTCGGCCAGGCTGGAACCGGCGCGGTGGCTGGCGCGCAGCATCTGGATCTCGAACGGCAGTTCCGGCGCCACGTCATGCAGCGCGACATGGCCGGGATTGGCGCTGAGCGCGGTGTACTGGTCCAGCAGCGTCAGGCCAAGTCCGGCATCGACCAGCGCCAGCGCCAGCGAATAGGTCTGCACCTCCAGCGTCGAGCGCGGCTCGAGCGCGTGCCGCGCCAGCGTCTGGCGCACCAGCAGGCCGAGCGAGCTGTTGTCGTCATAGCCGATGAAGGGGCGATCCATCAGCCGCTGCATCGGCACCTGGCGGCGGCGTCCCGCGGCGGGCAGCGGCTGGCCGCGCGGCACCGCCAGCAACATGCGGCCGCTGGCCACCGGTTCGCTGGAAATGGCCTCGTGGCGCGGCGGCGAGAAGGCGAAACCCAGGTCGATCTGGTTGGCCAGCAGCGCGCCGACGATCTCGTCGGTATGGTGGGTCAGCACCTGCACCTGGGTGTCGGGGTGGCGCGCGCAGAAGCGCCGCACCGCCGGCACCAGCAGCGGGTTGGCCAGGCTCGGCGTGGCCGCCACGCGCAGGCGCCCGGCGCCCTTGTGGCGCAGGCTTTCCGAGACGCGGCGCACGCGCTCGATCTCGCCGTATAGCCTTTCGACATCGCCGTACAAGGCGTTGGCCTCGGGAGTCGGCTGCAGCCGCCCGCGCACGCGCTCGAACAGGCGGAAGCCGAGCGAGGCC
This genomic window contains:
- a CDS encoding DUF1653 domain-containing protein, with the translated sequence MTQPSPTPAEFHGDPAELPDDPNLIAGMPYRHHKGGAYAVVGIGRLEADLAPAVVYRALRDPALLWVRRADVFSEPVATPHGEVPRFAPDWPAALACLDFLPRKTVLDVLGLHDTPYRHYHGPRHILEMFEVAHARGVTLDPAQALAVLCHDAVYVPGCEHNESASADLVETIAPEVDRTVLGRAAQIVRDTRTHTSTIDGADTVLDLDLFRLAAPPDVFDAHSADVFAENRAMLAARTGLHGDALLAEFGRRRAAFLGELAQRPRLFLTPPFADCEAPARANIARIGGAQAARA
- a CDS encoding phosphatase PAP2 family protein, with product MPELPARVGTVADAWLTPGTALGLLGLFTLATVLLLCLVPLLVALLRPLVRWLDGMRVWGAGALSTRVAAQDRPRRVSTLTLRVLERDIAELLLVLVAGAALLACGAALFWLAAEIAQGDQVVRLDQLVFAQGRAWRRDWLDIAMVAVTELGGARISVAVGVAVFAWLWWLRAWVTALYWSAALLGARACVMALKLGMARIRPASIYSGLESYSFPSGHATSSMVTYGFLAFLLCLRQPWRVRIPVLALTAVAVAAIGVSRLYLGMHWLSDVAAGYALGFAWIALLGTAYHTLHAPAPRDAVAPWRLGAVAAAAVVVAFGYVAWFRMPDTLERYRQAGAVTATVTAQQALLARAGAIPAAGRSCDGRCPALQSDSPPR
- a CDS encoding hemolysin family protein, which translates into the protein MFVLTLTALVLVSAFFSISEIALTAARRTKLQVLSERGDGRATRVLLLKEEPGNFFTIVQIGVNSVAILAGILGEKHVSDLLLETLSPYMQVVHAQRVANIGSFLIVTLLFIQFADLIPKRIAMTFPEACALAVIDPMLTLLRVLKPLVWVFNAAADAALRLLRLPTKPVDQITTEDIAAMVDAGAEAGVLHKHELHLIENVFELGFKGITAIMTPRDDVVWLSLDEPADSVRRKLVNQPHAQYPVCGHDLDDVQGYIDSKDILQLLLADESAAVIGNIGRHHDKNVLVIPDTLTLSEGLTRFREMHQNFAVVMNEYGLVVGIVTLDDIVGALMGDILYSSEDEQIVRRDDSSWLVDGLTPLVDLKKALELDTLPGEDYVDTAGGLVIYALKRIPKKSESITVAGYRFEVLDIDHHKIDQLLVSRLPAPEEPAAR
- a CDS encoding LysR family transcriptional regulator, with protein sequence MRLRQIEVFRAVMLTGTVSEAARLLHVSQPVVTRVLQHAEASLGFRLFERVRGRLQPTPEANALYGDVERLYGEIERVRRVSESLRHKGAGRLRVAATPSLANPLLVPAVRRFCARHPDTQVQVLTHHTDEIVGALLANQIDLGFAFSPPRHEAISSEPVASGRMLLAVPRGQPLPAAGRRRQVPMQRLMDRPFIGYDDNSSLGLLVRQTLARHALEPRSTLEVQTYSLALALVDAGLGLTLLDQYTALSANPGHVALHDVAPELPFEIQMLRASHRAGSSLADDLRVQFAQAAQELAATLPQRLEAPVVSLDGALPGGARVRTAILE